A genomic segment from Truepera sp. encodes:
- a CDS encoding helix-turn-helix transcriptional regulator, whose amino-acid sequence MANATPSKELVAASSRPLVLAVLARGENYGYALLREVERLSGGALTWQEGMLYPVLHRLEREGLIEAAWRVAESGRRRKYYAITERGEAALAAERASWEAVNAALRSAWGPA is encoded by the coding sequence ATGGCGAACGCAACGCCCTCCAAGGAGCTGGTTGCTGCTTCCTCGCGGCCGCTGGTGCTGGCCGTGCTGGCGCGCGGCGAGAACTACGGCTACGCCCTGTTGCGGGAGGTGGAGCGCCTCTCGGGCGGGGCACTCACCTGGCAGGAGGGCATGCTCTACCCGGTGCTGCACCGCCTGGAGCGCGAGGGGTTGATCGAGGCGGCGTGGCGCGTGGCGGAGTCGGGGCGACGCCGCAAGTACTACGCCATCACCGAGCGGGGCGAGGCGGCGCTGGCGGCCGAGCGCGCGTCGTGGGAGGCGGTCAACGCCGCCCTCCGTAGCGCCTGGGGGCCCGCGTGA
- a CDS encoding HigA family addiction module antitoxin, protein MNPKEGPPEKLTLHQAADALNASTTHVKGLLEQGLIANHGEGARLRVDRDSLLAYKARDDQERQAVLDELTREAQEQGHGYLRDGAGQPGQEPNAAPEAEAYATERVQEFLSEDAMTPELRARADARLKQKAAGNEPRLAPVHPGEILGSEFLKPLALSPSELARHLRLRAEDLEQLLRGERGVTADDALRLARYFSTTPEFWLNLQAQHDLEVERERLRHELEAITPRSGPDDA, encoded by the coding sequence ATGAACCCAAAAGAGGGACCGCCCGAGAAGCTCACCCTTCACCAGGCCGCGGACGCGCTCAACGCCTCCACTACTCACGTGAAGGGACTCCTCGAGCAAGGGCTCATCGCCAACCACGGCGAGGGCGCCCGCCTGCGCGTCGACCGCGACTCCCTGCTCGCCTACAAGGCGCGCGACGACCAAGAGCGCCAGGCGGTCCTCGACGAACTCACGCGCGAAGCCCAGGAGCAGGGTCATGGCTACTTGCGGGACGGTGCCGGCCAGCCCGGCCAGGAGCCCAACGCCGCCCCTGAAGCCGAGGCCTACGCCACCGAGCGCGTGCAGGAGTTCTTGTCAGAAGACGCCATGACCCCAGAGCTGCGCGCCCGCGCGGACGCGCGCTTGAAGCAGAAAGCCGCAGGCAACGAGCCTCGCCTGGCGCCCGTGCACCCCGGCGAGATCCTAGGCAGCGAGTTCCTCAAGCCACTGGCCCTCAGCCCGAGCGAGCTGGCCCGGCACCTGCGCCTGCGCGCCGAGGACCTGGAGCAGCTGCTCCGCGGCGAGCGCGGCGTCACCGCCGACGACGCCCTGCGCCTGGCGCGCTACTTCAGCACCACCCCCGAGTTCTGGCTGAACCTGCAAGCGCAGCACGACCTCGAGGTCGAGCGCGAACGCTTGCGCCACGAGCTCGAGGCGATCACGCCGCGCTCCGGCCCTGACGATGCCTAA
- a CDS encoding type II toxin-antitoxin system prevent-host-death family antitoxin — protein sequence MRQVSVTEARRNWSRLLAAVEAGESVIITRHGRPVARLAPPGGAARFLDRAALRAGVPPMRDSAGESIAKLRDDERY from the coding sequence GTGCGGCAGGTGAGTGTTACCGAGGCGCGGAGGAACTGGTCGCGGCTGCTGGCGGCAGTAGAGGCGGGCGAGTCGGTCATCATCACGCGTCACGGCAGGCCGGTGGCGCGCCTGGCGCCGCCCGGGGGCGCGGCGCGTTTCTTGGACCGCGCTGCCCTGCGCGCCGGCGTGCCGCCCATGCGCGATAGCGCCGGCGAGTCCATTGCTAAGCTACGCGACGACGAGCGCTACTGA